DNA sequence from the Streptomyces canus genome:
CCTCGGGGCGTCCCCGGAGACGGCCTGGCAACTGGACGCGTTCGGGCACGACCCGCAGTTCCCGGGGCTGATGGCGGACGCGGGGGTGACATCCAGTTCGTGGGCGCGCGGGCCGCACCACCAGTGGGGGCCGACGATGTCCGTGTTCGGGGAGGAGCCGCGCGATCCCGGGCGGATGCAGTTCCCGGCCGAGTTCGAGTGGATCGCCCCCTCGGGGCGCGGGCTGCTGACCGCGTACATGGTCAACCACTACGCCGCCGGCTGGGCGATCGACAGCGCGCCCGCCCTGTCCGAGGCGGAGGCCGCCGCCCTCAAGCTGTTCCAGGGGCTCAAGAAGGTCGCCCTCACCCGCAACGTGCTGCTCCCCGTCGGCGGGGACTACGCGCCGCCGTGCCGCTGGGTGATGGACATCCACCGGGACTGGAACGCCCGTTACGTCTGGCCCCGGTTCATCAGCGCCGTCCCCCGGGACTTCTTCGCCGCCGTGCGCGCGGAACTCGACGCCGAGGGCCGCAAGGCCTCGCCGCAGACCCGGGACATGAACCCGATCTACACCGGCAAGGACGTCTCCTACATCGACACCAAGCAGGCCCAGCGTCACGGCGAGACGCTCCTCGCCGACGCGGAGGCCTGGGCGACCCTCGCCTCCCTCGTCACCGGGCACGCCTATCCGGACGGGGCCCTCGACAAGGCCTGGCGGCACCTCGTCTACGGCGCCCACCACGACGCCATCACCGGCTCCGAGTCGGACCAGGTGTACATCGATCTCCTCACCGGCTGGCGGGAGTTGGTAGACCTCGCCGAGACCGTGCACGCGGATGCCACCAAGGCGCTGGCCGACCGGGTCGAGCCGGGCACCGGCCCGGACCTGGTGGTCTTCAACCCGACGACCTGGGAACGCCAGGACGTGCTCACCGTCGACGACCCCGGCCTCGTGCCCGTCGGCGACGACTTCCAGCCGCTGCCGGCCGTGCGTGAGCAGGACGGCACCCTGCGGGTCGTCGTCCCGCAGGTGCCCGGCATGGGCCTCAAGACCCTGCCCCTGGCGGCCGGTTCCCTCCCCGGGTGGGCCTCCGGCGAGGGGACGACCATCCGCAACGAGTTCTACGAGGTGACGGTCGACGCGGCGCGCGGCGGTGCCGTGAGCAGTCTGCGGGCCGTGGCCGAGGGCGGCCGGGAGCTCCTGCCCGCCGGGGAGATCGGCAACGAGCTCGTCGTCCAGGAGGAGTTCCCGAGACACCCGCGCTTCGGCGAGGGCCCCTGGCACCTCACCCCGACCGGCACGACCGCCGCGCGCGGCCGTGACGTGACCGCCGACGTCGATGTCGATCACTCCCCGGCCGGATCCAGGATCACCGTCCGCGCCGACCTCGGCCTCTTCACGTACACCCAGCGGCTGACCCTTTGGGCGGGCGTCGACCGCCTCGACGTCTCCACGACGATCGACGGCTACGACGGCGCCGACCGCCTGATCCGGGTCCGCTGGCCCTCCGACGTGCGGGGCGGGCTGCCCGTGCACGAGGTCGCCGACGCGGTGATCGGGCGCGGCTTCGGCTTCGTGGAGGTGGACAGCGAGCAGTTCCCGTGGACGCTGGACAACCCGGCCAACACCTGGTTCGCCCTGGGGTCCACGGCCCGGGTCCTCCTGCACGACGACTCCGGTGCGCCGCTCGGCAGACGGGCCATCGGTGTCGCGGAACTGGTGTACACCGACTGGGACGAGGCCGGTGGGCTGGGCACCCCGCTCGCGGCGGCCCTCGTCCGCGCGGGCGTCACCGCCACCTCGACCATCGCGGGCGGCCCCCGCTACGGAGACCTGGAGGTGGACTCCAACCTCCCCGACATCCGGATCGCCGTCGGCGGCCCGGAGCGCAACTCCCTGGTCGCCGAGGCACTCGCCATGGACCCGGCCGCAGACCGCGAGCTGCGCCGCCAGGTCGCCGAGCGGGGCGTGGCGGCCGTGTGGGTCGCACCGCGCGCCTCGCTGCGCGAGGAGTGGGTGCCGGGCGCCGACCTGCGCGACCTGGAACGCCTGCCGCTGCTGGTGATCGCGGGCGCGGACCCGTCGGGTGACGCCAAGGCGGTCGACGCGCTGATCGCCGATCTGCAGGACTTCACCGTCACGGCCACGGCGCCGGGCGGTGGCGAGGCCCTGCCGCCGGGCGACGCGTGGGACGGGCGCGGCTTCGCCGTCCTGAACCGCGGCACACCGGGCTGTGTGGTCACCTCCTCCGGAGACCTCTACATGTCCCTGATGCGCTCCTGCACCGGCTGGCCGTCCGGCATCTGGGTCGACCCGCCCCGCCGCACGGCCCCCGACGGGTCGGGCTTCCAGCTCCAGCGCTGGTCGCACACCTTCGAGTACGCGGTCGTGGCGGGCGAGGGTGACTGGCGGGACCTCCGACTCCCCGCCCGCGGGCATGAGTTCAACCATCCGCTCACGGCCCGGGTGCGCGGTGAGGGCACGTCCCCGCTCCTGCCCAGGAAGACCTCCCTGCTGGCGGTCGAGCCCGCCCGCGAGGTGCTCCTCGACGCCCTCAAGCCGCTGGGCTCCCCGCTGGCCCGGGGCGGCACGACACCGGCGGACCCGGGGCGCGGGGTCGTCGTCCGCGTGCACGAGGTGAACGGACGGCCGGTGCGGGCCCGGGTGCGCGGGCCGGTCGCCTGGACGGAGGGCGCCCGGGCGGACGTACTGGAAAGGCCCGGGGAGTCGCTGATCCCGGACGGCGAGGGGGCTCTGGAGGCGGAGCTGACCGGCTTCGAGGTGGCCACCGTCCTGGCCACGCCGCCACTTGCTCCCGAGCCGACGGCCGACCCCGGTGTCGCCGCCCACGAGCCCGCCCAGCCCGTCCACACCCGCTACTGGCTGCACAACTCCGGGCCCGCCCCACGCGGCAACATGCCCGTCTCCGTCTACCTCTCCCCCACGGCCCTGACCGCCTCCGGCCCTGTCACGGCGACGGTCCGGATCGGCTCGGAGCTCACCGACACCTCGACGAAGGGCACGGTGGTCTTCGAGGTGCCGCCAGGCTGGTCCGCGGAGCCCGCCGAACTGCCGTACGCGCTCGGCCCCGGCGGCTTCTCGCTGGCCGAGGTGACGGTGACACCGCCACCGGACGCCGAGCCCGGCCGCCACTGGCTCACGGCCCGGCTGTCGTACGGCGGTCAGCACTACGAGGACGTCGTCGGCCTCGACGTGCCCGGCGGCCCGCCCGCCGGCCAGGGGCTGGTGTGCGAGCTGAACGCCGACCGGGTCACCGTGCGCAGAGGTGAGCGGGCTCAGGTTCCGGTGAGCCTGCACAACACCACACGGGGCCCGGTCGGCGGCCAGCTGTGGACGGTGTCGTCGTGGGGCACGTGGCGGGGCGTGGGCCCCGGGCTGCGGGGCTTCACGGTGCCGGGCGGGGAACAGGTGGAGTGCGCGATCGAGGTGGACGGTTCCGCGATCCCACCGGGCTCGTACTGGCTGATGGCGAAGGCCGCGTGGAACGGCCACGTGGCCTACACCAAGGCGATCGCCCTGGAGGTGACCCCGTGACGCAGGAACACGCGGCACTGATAGGCGGTGAACCACTCCCGACAGCACGAGTGAACGCCTTCCTTGCAGCGCCCCATAGGGGTACGGGGAACGGCGCGACCGGCCACCACGGCCCCGCACCCGCCAGACGGCAGCCAGAGGCACCCTCTGTCGCGAGACAACGCCGCCGCTGGGCCACCCAAGTAGTCGTCACCGACGAACTCGCCCGAAGGGCCTGCGCCGACCGGGGCCTGAAAGTACCGGAAGAGGTGTCACCCGTCTCCGTCCTGGCCGTCGCCGAGACAGACGTAGCGGACCTCGGAAGCATCGTCGCCGCAGCCCTCACCCACTCCCCCGCCGTCCGCACCCTCCTCGCCGCCCTGGAAGCCGAACAGACGGTGCCGGAGACCGCCGTACGGGACTACTACGCCCGCAACCACGACCGCTTCCTCACCCCGGAGGCGTTGAGGCGAGGCGTTGCCCCCTTCGACGGCGTGGCCCCGGAGGACCTCCTGCCCTACGACGAGGTCCGCGAAGGCATCTCACGCGAGCTCCGCAAGGCAGCAGGCCGCAAGGCCTTCTTCGGTTGGCTGGACCAGGCACGCGCCGGCGTGACCTACGCCCATGGGCACGAACACCCCGGCGATCCCTCGCACGCGGACCATGAACACCGGCACTGATCTCGCACGGAACCTAAACGCAACACGGGAAACCATTGACCTCCGATGAATTCTGGTCCACCTTTTCATCAATCGGAGTCGGAGTTGGTTCATTGAACCAGCCGTGGAGGGCATCACATGCGCGCAAAGAGACTGACCCGCACCCTGACCTGTTTCGCCGTTCTGTCGCTGACAGCCGCCGGCTGCGGCCTGTCCGGCGGAGGATCCGACAGCGGTGACGCCACCGCCGGCGGCTGCAAGGTCGACAAGGGCAACGTCGGGTCGGGGAAGCTCACCGGCGAGGTCAAGGGCGACATCACCTTCCAGACCACCAACCTGAAGAAGGACTTCGGGGACTTCTTCAACGGAGTGATCAAGGACTTCGAGACGGCCCACCCCGGCACCAAGGTCAAGTGGATCGACGACCCGGGCGACTCGACGTTCGGCCAGCGCACGGTCGCCGACGCCCAGGCCTGCACCCTGCCGGACGTCCTCAACGTCGACTCCCCCACCGCGACCTCCCTCACCAAGGCCGGCTACCTGCTGAACGTGGGCGTCAAGGACCCCGACGCCGCCAAGCCCTTCGTCCCGGCCTTCTGGAAGTCCAGCGTCATGAAGGACCCCTCCGGCGCGTCGGTCCACACCGTCCTGCCCTGGTACACCGGCGGGATCCTCCTGACGTACAACACCGATCTGCTGAAGCAGGCCGGTATCGACCCGGCCAAGCCGCCGACGACCGTCTTCGGGCTGTTCGCCGACTACGAGAAGGTCGCCAAGGCGGCCAAGGGCAAGTACTACGCGACGATGGCCAACCCGGTGTGGCGGATCCCGGCCGACTGGGACCAGATGAACATCAAGACGCTCTCGGCCGACGGCAAGTCCGCCGTCTTCGCCGACGACCCGCGCACCGTCCAGTGGGTCGAGTGGATGAGCAAGCTGTACAAGGAGGGCGCGATGCCGAAGGACTCACTGTCCTCCAGCAACGACCCCTCCACGCTCTACAGCCAGGGCAAGGTCGCCTACGGTTCGACCAACCCGAGCTTCGTGCGCTTCGTGCAGCAGAACAGCCCCTCGGTCTACGACAAGACCGCGGTCGGCCAGCAGCCCTTCGACGCGCTCGGCCACACCACCGGCGCCCCGCAGTACATCGCGACCGCGGCGACCAGCAAGAACGCCCCCACGGCGCTGGCGTTCTCCGAGTTCCTCACCAACGCCGAGAACCAGACGGCCTGGTGCAAGGACCCGAAGGTGGTGATCTTCCCGACGACCTCGGCCTCGCTGGACGACCCGTTCTTCCAGAAGGTCACCGGTGACGACCCGTTCGCGCAGGCCCGCAAGCTGGTCGCCGAGCAGCTGAAGACGGCCACCGCCTACCAGACCAACATCTCCTCGGCCATGCAGAACGCCATCGTCGCCCAGGTGCAGCTGGCCATGCAGGGCAAGAAGAGCGCGGCGGACGCGGTGAAGGACGCCCAGGAGAAGGCCAACGAGATGCTGAAGCAGAGCAGCTGATGGCGGCGACGCACACCACGAACCCGGTGTCCGTGCCCGGTGCGGAGGCGAAGGTCTCCGCACCGGGCCCGGCCCCCTCCCGCGCCCGCCGACTCGCCAGGGCCGTCCTGCCGGGACCCGCCCCCGGCGCCAACGGCGCTGCCATGTACCGCCGTTGGTGGCTGCCCTGGCTGTGGACCGCGCCCGCGATCGCCTGCGCGGTGATCTTCGGGGTGTTCCCGTTCCTCAACACCATGCTGCTGTCGTTCACCAACGCCAAGCCGCTGGGCGGCGCGTACCGTTTCGTCGGACTCGACAACTACACGCGGATGCTGGACGACTCGGACTTCTGGCTGGCGACCCGCAACAGCATCCTGTACGCGCTGATCGTCGTACCGCTGATGGTGCTGCTGCCGCTGCTGCTCGCCGTGCTGGTGGAGAAGAACCTGCCGGGCATCGGCTTCTTCCGGTCCGCCTTCTACACACCGGTGCTGGCCTCCAGCGTGGTCGTCGGTCTGAGCTGGCAGTGGCTGCTGGCCGACGACGGACTGGTCAACACCTGGCTGGAGAAGGCCCACTTGATCAGGTCGGCCGTCCCGTTCCTGTCGGACTCGTGGCTGATCCTGCTGTCCGCGATGGGCCTGACCCTGTGGAAGGGCCTCGGCTGGTACATGGTCTTCTACCTGGCCGCCCTCGGGAACGTCCCCAAGGAGCTCCACGAGGCCGCCGCCATGGACGGCGCCGGAGCGGCCCGCCGTTTCTGGCACATCACCGTGCCCGGTGTACGGCAGGCCATGATGCTCGTCGGCACCCTCACCGGCATCGGATCGCTCAGGGTCTTCACCGAGATCTACATGCTCGGCAGCGCCACCGGCGGCCCAGGCGGCGCCGACCGCACCCTGCCCTTCTACATCCGGGACGTCGGCCTGGACCCGATCACCGGCAACGCGGGGTACGGCTCGGCCGTCAGCGTGGCCCTGTTCCTGCTGACGCTGGGGCTGACCCTGCTGGCGCAGCGCCTGACGAAGGAGGACGAGGCATGACGACCGCTGTCGCACCCAAGCGCCGCCGCCTGATGCCGCGTTGGCGGGACTACGGCCGCCCCCGCGAGCTCGTCGTCCGCTATCTGCTGCTGCTCCTGGTCCTCGGCCTCACCGTCGGCCCGCTGCTCTGGCAGCTCCTCGCCTCGCTGAAGAGCACCGGCGAGGACGTCTTCGGCGCGAACGCCACCCTGCTGCCCCACCATCCGACCCTGCGGGCCTACCGGACCATCTTCGACCAGGTGCCGGTGGGCACGTACATCAGGAACAGCCTGATCGTGGTCGCCCTGTCGGTCACCAGCCAGCTGGTCTTCTCCACCACCGCCGGCTACATGCTCTCCAAGCCCGGCTGGAAGGGCCGCAAGGCGGTCTGGGTGGTCCTGATCGCCTCGATGATGTTCCCCTTCGAGTCGATCATGGTGTCGCTGTTCCTGAGCATCCGGGACATGGGCCTGGTCGACAACCTGGCCGGCGTGTGGCTGCCCGGGTTCGTCGGCGCCATCAACGTCCTCCTCATGCGCGGCGCGTTCCTCGCGGTCCCGCGCGAGATCGAGGACTCGGCCATGCTCGACGGCGCGAACGAGTGGCAGCGCTTCCGGCACCTGTATCTGCCGTCCGCGTGGGGCGCGATCCTGGTGGTCGTCATCAACACCTTCATCAGCGCCTGGGACGACTTCCTGTGGCCGCTGATCGTGCTGCGCTCCGAGACCAACATGACGCTGACGCTGGGACTTTCCCGCCTGCAGAGCTCCTCGTTCGGCTACGACCAGCGGATGGTCATGGCCGGCTCGGTGATCTCCGTGATCCCGGTGCTGGTGCTGTTCGTGATCACCCAGCGGTGGTTCTACAAGGGTGTCTCGTCAGGGGCCGTCAAGCTGTGACCCTGCGCGCCGAGCGCCTCCCCGGCTGACGCGGCGACCCTGATCTCGACCGTCCTGGAAGGGGCGAGCTGCTCGGGGTCCAGGGTCAGCGAGACCGTACGACGCTCACCCGGAGCCAGGCCGACACCCTCGAACGCGCACAGTTCGAGGGTGCGCGGCCAGGTGGGGGTGAGCAGGCGGCGCAGATAGACCTGGACGACCGAACGCCCGTACCGCTGGCCGGTGTTGGTGACATCGACCTCGACCGTGAGACCCATGGGTCGTGGCGTGCCGTAGGCGAAACTCGTGTACGACAGCCCGTGCCCGAAGGAGTACCGCGGCTGCGCGCTCTCGTCCACGTATCCGCCGTACTCGGTGTCCTTGTGGTTGTAGTAAACGGGGAGTTGGGCCGCCGAGCGCGGGACGGAGACCGGCAGTCGGCCCGCCGGCTCCGTGAGTCCGAGCAGGACCCCGGCGATCGCCTCGCCGCCCCACGGGCCCGGATACCAGGCGGTGAGCAGCGCGTCGGCGGTGTCGGGGACGAGGTGTGGACGGCCCTGGACCAGGACGACCACCGTGGGCGTGCCGGTCGCGACGACGGCGTCCAGGAGCGCGTACTGGGCCGTGCCGAGCCGCAGTCCGGCCAGGTCGACTCCCTCGCCGCAGGTCATCTCGGACACGGCTTTGCGCGCGGCCCCGTTGGCGTCGAACTCGGTCTCGGGAGTACGGGCGCTGCTGCCGCCCAGCACCAGGACGGCCAGGTCGGACGCGGCGGCCTGGGCGATGGCCTCGGGGATCCCGGAGAGGTCGTCGCCGGTGAGGGCGCAGCCGGGGGCGTGGCGGATCTCCAGGCCGGGCGGGGCGAGGCGGCGCAGGGCGTCGAGGACGCTGCTGCCGGTGCCGGGGCGCTGCGGGGCGGTGTAGTCGCCCAACTGGTGTGCGGTGGTGGCGGCCTGGGGCCCGAGAACGGCGATCCGTGAGACATGCGCGCCGACGGGCAGCACGCCGTCGTTGCGCAGCAGGGTGACGGCCGCCCGCGCGGCCTCCCTGCTGATCGCCGCACCGCCGGCCGGCGGGCGGGCCGTCGCGTCCTGCTGTTCGAAGAGGCCCAGCCGGAACTTGAGCCGCAGCACGCGGGCGACGGCGGTGTCGAGGGTCTCCTCGCTCACCAGACCACGCTCGACGGCCTCCTCCAGATGGGTGAAGCCCTCGTCCCAAAGGCTCAGATCCACACCGGAGTCGAGGGCGAGAGCACCCGCGGAGACCTTGTCCCCCGTGATCCGCGCCAGCCGGTCGACGGCCAGGCCGTCCGCCATGACCAGCCCGTCGAAGCCCCAGTCCTCGCGCAACAGCCCGGTGAGCAGGGCGCGGTTGCCGGAGCAGGGCATCCCGTCGACCTCGTTGTATGCGGCCATGACGGCGGCGGCGCCCGCCCGGACACCGGCCCGGGCGGCGGGGAGGTGGATCTCGTGCAGTTCACGCAGGCCGAGTTCGGACTCGGCGGAGTTGCGGCCACCGACGGTGGCACCCTGGCCGGCGAAGTGCTTGAGGACGACAGGAGCCTTGTCGGCGGCGAAGACGTCGTCGTCCGGGGCACCCTGCATTCCCCGGACCAGCGCCTCCGTCAGCCGGGCGGCCAGGTACGGGTCCTCGCCGAAGCACTCCTCCGTACGGCCCCAGCGCGGGTCGCGGACGATGTCCAGCGCCGAGACGAGGGCCACGTGGCCGCCGCGGGCACGGAGTTCGGCGGCGGCGTGCGCGGCGGCGCGCTCGTGGAGGTCGGGGTCCCAGGTGGCGCCGATCGCCAGGTTGACCGGGAGGACCGTGCCGTCGAGGGCCATGAGGCCGTGCGGGACCTCCTCGACGAAAAGGGCGGGGATGCCGAGCCGGCTCCGGCCCACGACATGCCGCTGGACCAGCTCGGCGAGGGCGGCTCCGTCCTGCGCGCCGGGTCCGCTCCCGTGATCCACGCCGGACCAGGCGTCGGCGCGCTGGAGGCCGTACAGGGCACCGAGTCCCTCGAAACGGTCGGTCTCGGCGTGCAGGGCCTCGGTGAGTTCGAAGCCGCCGTCGGAGGTGCGGCGGTAGGCGTCCCAGCCGTACATGCGCTGGTTGAGCTGGCCGACCTTCTCGCGCAGGGTCATCCGGGACAGGAGGTCACGGACGCGGGCGTCCACGGGTGCGGTGGGGTCGCGGTAGACGGCATCGCTCATGACGGGTGCGCCAGCCGTGCCAGGGCGACCGCGCCGGGACAGCCGTCGGCCACCCAGTCCAGGCTGAGGCCGTGGGTGTGGAGCCGTTCGGCCAGCGGGGTCGTGAGCGGACCCCGGGGACCGAGCAGGCCGCCCGTGGCGACGATCCGTTCACCGGGGCGCGGTTCCAGTGCCCGTACGGTCTCCAGCAGGTGCTCCGCCGCCTCGCTCAGGATCGTCTCGGCCACGGCGTCCTGCTCGGCGGCCGCGTCGGCGACCAGCGGGGCGAAGCGGGCCAGCCGGATCGGCGGATCGGCCATGACGGCGGGCAGCAGATGGCGGCGGAAGTCCTCACGCCGGGCGGATGACCAGCCGGGGACGCCGGTGGGGTGGGCGCCGGTACCGCTCGGCAGAGCGGTACCGCCTCGGTCGTACGAAGGGATTGAGCCCTTCGGGAGGACGTCGACCGGCAGGCCGAGGGTGCGGCCGACCCAGCCGGCGAGGACGGTCGGACGGCCGCGGCCGTCGGCCATGCGCAGGGCCGCGCGGACCGCGCTGCGCCCGATCCAGAAGCCGCTGCCCTCGTCACCGAGGAGCCAGCCGTCGCCGTCCACCGTGGTCGCGGCGTGACGGTCGGTGATGCGCATGGCGACCGCGCCCGTGCCCGCGACCAGGGCAAGGCCGTCGGAGGGGGTGCCGGGGGCGGCGGCGAAGGCGGCCTCGATGTCGCTGCAGACGCCCACCCGGCCGATCGGGATGCCGAGGCGGCCCAGGGCCTCGGTGAGGGCCGTGCGGGCCCTGGAGGTGCCGGGGTCCTCCGCGGAGGCCGCCGTGGCGCCCGCGAAACCGCCGGTCACGGCCACGACCCGGGACCGCGCGCCCTCGGGCACCACCCGGGCCAGCGCCTCGGCGAGGTGGTCAGTGAGCTGCGGAACCGGCACGGTCATGGCGTTGCCCGGACCGCCGGTGCTCTCGCCCAGCACGCGCCCGTCGTCGGCGGCGGCGAGGACCGCGCGGGTGCGGGTGCCCCCGGCGTCGAGGCCGACGACCAAATCTTGGTTCAAATCATTACCCATCGACGACTATGGTGATTGATACATTCGCGCAGGACAAGGGCCCGGCCCGAGGAGGATCCCATTCCCACGCTCCGCTTCGGCGTCAACTACACGCCCCGCCACGGCTGGTTCCACGCCTGGCACGACTTCGATCCGGGTCGCGCCCGCGAGGATCTGGCCCAGATAGCCGGGCTCGGCCTCGACCACGTCCGGGTCTTCCACCTCTGGCCGCTCCTGCAGCCCAACCGCACGCTGATCCGCACCGCCGCCGTGGACCAGCTGGCACAGTTGGTCGACCTGGCGGCCGAGGCGGGCCTCGACGTCCTGGTGGACGGCGTGCAGGGCCATCTGTCGAGCTTCGACTTCTACCCGGAGTGGACCCGCAGCTGGCATCACCGCAACGTCTTCACCGACCCGGAGGCGATCGACGCCCAGGCGGGCCTGCTCCGCACCCTCGGCCGTGCCCTCACCGGCCGCCCGAACGTCATCGGACTCCAGCTGGGCAACGAGCTCAACAACCTCATCGAGCACAACCCGGCGACGGTGGCGGAGGTCGACCACTACCTGGACACCCTGCTGGCCGCCGCTCGCGACGGCCTGGGCTCCGAGGGCCTGGTCACCCATTCCGCGTACGACGCGGCCTGGTACGGCGACGACCACCCCTTCACCCCGGAGGCCTCGGCCCGCAAGGGAGACCTGACCACGGTCCACCCGTGGGTCTTCTCCGGCGGCTGCGCGAGCCTCTACGGCCCCCGCTCCCCGCAGGTCCTGCACCTCGCCGAATACGGCACGGAACTGGCCAAGGCCTACGCCGAGGACCCGGCCCGCACCGTCTGGGTCCAGGAAACCGGCGCTCCCGAACCCCACATCCCGGCCGCCGACGCCCCGCACTTCGCCCGCGAGACCATCCTGAACGCGTCGGGTTGCGAGAACCTGTGGGGCGTGACGTGGTGGTGCTCCCATGACGTGGACCGCTCGCTGGCGGACTTTCCGGAGCTGGAGTACACGCTGGGGTTGTTCGACGCGGAGGGGCGGCCCAAGCCGATCGCGGAGGCCGTGGCGGCCACGGTGGCGGAACTTCGGGCCAAGCCATTGATCGCGGACCCCCGGGCCACGGCTCTGGTCCTGGACTGCACTCCGTCCACGCGCTCGATTTCCGGCCCGGGCGGGGTCTACTTCGACGAGTGGATGCGACTGCGCCAGCAGGGCGTCCGCCCAGCAGTGATCCTGGCGGCGCAGGCAGACGACGAAAGCCACCTGGCGGCGAGGGGCATCGAGGAGCTCATCCGGATCCCGTGAACGTGAGGGCGTTTAGGGGCGCGGGGAACTGCGCGACCAGCCCCCACCGGCCCGCAGACGAATCACCGCGCTCCCACCAGCACTTCAGCCACCGCCCGCAAATTGACCTTCCCCCGCCCGTAAGAACACAACGCGCCCCCCTCCGGCAGCCCCGTCGCGACCCGCACCACCCCCGGCCGCCGGGCCACCAGCTCATCCCGCATGCGG
Encoded proteins:
- a CDS encoding glycoside hydrolase family 3 N-terminal domain-containing protein, translated to MSDAVYRDPTAPVDARVRDLLSRMTLREKVGQLNQRMYGWDAYRRTSDGGFELTEALHAETDRFEGLGALYGLQRADAWSGVDHGSGPGAQDGAALAELVQRHVVGRSRLGIPALFVEEVPHGLMALDGTVLPVNLAIGATWDPDLHERAAAHAAAELRARGGHVALVSALDIVRDPRWGRTEECFGEDPYLAARLTEALVRGMQGAPDDDVFAADKAPVVLKHFAGQGATVGGRNSAESELGLRELHEIHLPAARAGVRAGAAAVMAAYNEVDGMPCSGNRALLTGLLREDWGFDGLVMADGLAVDRLARITGDKVSAGALALDSGVDLSLWDEGFTHLEEAVERGLVSEETLDTAVARVLRLKFRLGLFEQQDATARPPAGGAAISREAARAAVTLLRNDGVLPVGAHVSRIAVLGPQAATTAHQLGDYTAPQRPGTGSSVLDALRRLAPPGLEIRHAPGCALTGDDLSGIPEAIAQAAASDLAVLVLGGSSARTPETEFDANGAARKAVSEMTCGEGVDLAGLRLGTAQYALLDAVVATGTPTVVVLVQGRPHLVPDTADALLTAWYPGPWGGEAIAGVLLGLTEPAGRLPVSVPRSAAQLPVYYNHKDTEYGGYVDESAQPRYSFGHGLSYTSFAYGTPRPMGLTVEVDVTNTGQRYGRSVVQVYLRRLLTPTWPRTLELCAFEGVGLAPGERRTVSLTLDPEQLAPSRTVEIRVAASAGEALGAQGHSLTAPDETPL
- a CDS encoding N-acetylglucosamine kinase; translated protein: MGNDLNQDLVVGLDAGGTRTRAVLAAADDGRVLGESTGGPGNAMTVPVPQLTDHLAEALARVVPEGARSRVVAVTGGFAGATAASAEDPGTSRARTALTEALGRLGIPIGRVGVCSDIEAAFAAAPGTPSDGLALVAGTGAVAMRITDRHAATTVDGDGWLLGDEGSGFWIGRSAVRAALRMADGRGRPTVLAGWVGRTLGLPVDVLPKGSIPSYDRGGTALPSGTGAHPTGVPGWSSARREDFRRHLLPAVMADPPIRLARFAPLVADAAAEQDAVAETILSEAAEHLLETVRALEPRPGERIVATGGLLGPRGPLTTPLAERLHTHGLSLDWVADGCPGAVALARLAHPS
- a CDS encoding glycoside hydrolase 5 family protein — encoded protein: MIHSRRTRARPEEDPIPTLRFGVNYTPRHGWFHAWHDFDPGRAREDLAQIAGLGLDHVRVFHLWPLLQPNRTLIRTAAVDQLAQLVDLAAEAGLDVLVDGVQGHLSSFDFYPEWTRSWHHRNVFTDPEAIDAQAGLLRTLGRALTGRPNVIGLQLGNELNNLIEHNPATVAEVDHYLDTLLAAARDGLGSEGLVTHSAYDAAWYGDDHPFTPEASARKGDLTTVHPWVFSGGCASLYGPRSPQVLHLAEYGTELAKAYAEDPARTVWVQETGAPEPHIPAADAPHFARETILNASGCENLWGVTWWCSHDVDRSLADFPELEYTLGLFDAEGRPKPIAEAVAATVAELRAKPLIADPRATALVLDCTPSTRSISGPGGVYFDEWMRLRQQGVRPAVILAAQADDESHLAARGIEELIRIP